A segment of the Ipomoea triloba cultivar NCNSP0323 chromosome 1, ASM357664v1 genome:
aattttgtcaagaTATCATTTGAAGCACGTTTGACATATACCCATGTTGGGTATCACACCAATTGAGAGTCGAAAGTCTTTCGGTAAAGGCTAAACTATATACAAGCATCGAAGAACAAACTACTTAAAAATGTATACATAATATCTCAAGTGTAAACGAAGACATCTCCAACGAACCATACACACATAATTGAAACACTTAAAAacgaatttattttaatttataatttaattaaattaaaaagtttcCTGACTTGCAATAGGAATATGTGTCCTAACAATGAAAAATGTGTCATAAATATATCCTGCAAGCCCACCTCCGATGAGTGGTCCAACCCAATATACCCAGTGATTGGCCCAGTTTCCGCTGACGAAAGAAGGCCCAAAAGATCTCGCAGGGTTCATAGAGGCCCCAGAGAATGAGCCACCAGCCATGATGTTTGCTCCGACCACAAGCCCAGTTAGGAGTGGGCCCAGTCCATCAAGATTCCCCTTGTTGGGGTCCACAATAGTAGCGTAGACAGTGAAAAGTAGGGAAAATGTCAAAATAAACTCCATCAGTACTCCTTGTCCACAACCCACTCCACTTGCTAGGGTATGTGCCGGAGTTATCtggaaattaaataaagttaaaaaataatcacaatAAATTAAATCCATTATTACATTGAAAATGATTTGCTTTTCTACGGTTAAAAGGGGAAAGATATAGTAAGGgttcattaatatttttttagtattacaaactatatattataatatagtatctgttAATGCATGACTTCCTATCTGAAAGAGTCACAGAGTTGTCTTACCAGTCCTCCGGTGACGTAAGTGAGCATGGCACAAGCGGCGACAGAAGCCAACAATTGATCAATACAATAGAGGAATGAGCGGATAATGGTGATATGACCACCCATCAAGAGGCCAAGGGTGACAGCGGGGTTCAAATGGGCACCAGAAATTCGAAATCCAACGCCAACCATCACGCCCACTACCAAGGCATGTGCCATGGCCACGAAAAATAAGCCAACTAAGGCATTCCCTTGTAGTTGCTCTGTTAATTCAACACTCATAAAACTCATAACCAACAtcaacaaatttatttatttttaaaaatgttccTTACGAGTGACATTCCAGTCCCGACGCCtttcaaaaatttgtaaaattttaaataaaacatgcGAGGAGCCAGAAATCTTCCTTGCTTCAATTGTTTGCATGCGAGGAAACCAAAACTTTAGGTTCCTTATGCCAGGAGTACTCAATTCTTGGGGTTGAAGAAGAACCAACTACCCAATTGATAgattaaaaattcaataatagcGACTGcgattttaaaactttagtcATATTTTTTTGACACAATAACTCTTTTGTCATTGTGATTAAACTTTTTCAACGAATTTGTGAGTTGTGAAGAAggacattataaattatttttagattttaatcAA
Coding sequences within it:
- the LOC116001082 gene encoding aquaporin TIP4-1-like, whose protein sequence is MPKIELGNAGDPLRSDCIKALIVEFICMFLFVFTGVGASMAAEQLQGNALVGLFFVAMAHALVVGVMVGVGFRISGAHLNPAVTLGLLMGGHITIIRSFLYCIDQLLASVAACAMLTYVTGGLITPAHTLASGVGCGQGVLMEFILTFSLLFTVYATIVDPNKGNLDGLGPLLTGLVVGANIMAGGSFSGASMNPARSFGPSFVSGNWANHWVYWVGPLIGGGLAGYIYDTFFIVRTHIPIASQETF